In Brevibacillus brevis NBRC 100599, a single genomic region encodes these proteins:
- a CDS encoding ABC transporter ATP-binding protein encodes MFIQNLMRELRQLLTFMKSKKRAYMLGLVGDGIGQAAVLVSLPFVFKDLTDFANTKDPALLTRAIVTMAVMFLLLSILSPFFSYIYRRCVRELIANIRLQVYQRLSKLPFDYYEQHHSGDTMSRLGNDVVLMENAYAEQLKTLSIILLSLIGSILGMFVMDWKIAVVLLLVSAVTLYVNTLFAKSVRRIGDRMQQQMGMGTERLNDFLSGLPIIKMFHLHNVVTARYTEANEEVAMSAIKQGHKHGLLEGTNFFIQFVSFGGMLVFGIMMVSKQIIGLGVLVALVQQQMLVTLAFLQLGQVITALQSSLAGASRVVDFLNEPPEPEEYHNSTDKHKHCESMLKLDQVVFGYNDATNVLDGVTLRVDKGQMAGLVGTSGSGKSTVMKLLLGYYPPASGTLYLLGKPMGAYSLAEIRSLISYVPQDAFLFEGTIEDNIRYGCLDASDEDVIKASKAAYAHDFIMELSDGYQTKTGERGAKLSGGQRQRIAIARAILKNAPILLLDEATSALDAESEYWVQQALTALMKDKTVLVIAHRLSTVEDADVIYVMDHGKVIEQGSHVELMQHNGTYANLYEVQQRKDRAEQISSLDLTERRVSAT; translated from the coding sequence ATGTTCATCCAGAATTTGATGCGGGAACTACGTCAACTCCTGACGTTTATGAAATCGAAAAAGCGAGCGTATATGTTGGGCCTTGTGGGTGACGGAATCGGTCAAGCTGCTGTATTGGTATCCTTGCCTTTCGTGTTCAAGGATCTGACGGATTTTGCGAACACAAAAGACCCTGCGTTATTAACCAGAGCGATTGTCACCATGGCTGTGATGTTCCTTTTGCTGAGTATCCTGTCTCCATTTTTTAGCTACATATATCGTCGATGCGTTCGCGAGCTCATTGCCAACATTCGGCTTCAAGTCTATCAACGTTTGAGCAAGCTGCCGTTCGATTATTATGAGCAGCACCATTCGGGAGATACGATGTCGAGACTGGGCAACGATGTTGTCCTCATGGAAAATGCGTACGCAGAGCAATTGAAAACATTAAGCATCATCCTGCTGTCGCTGATCGGCTCGATCCTAGGAATGTTTGTGATGGATTGGAAAATTGCCGTCGTCCTCTTGCTCGTAAGCGCAGTGACTCTTTATGTAAATACGCTGTTTGCCAAGTCAGTACGGCGCATTGGAGATCGAATGCAGCAGCAGATGGGGATGGGGACAGAAAGATTAAACGATTTTTTGTCTGGGTTGCCCATCATCAAAATGTTTCATTTACATAACGTTGTGACCGCCCGTTACACGGAAGCAAACGAAGAAGTAGCTATGTCTGCCATCAAGCAAGGGCATAAACACGGATTACTGGAAGGGACCAATTTTTTTATCCAATTTGTAAGCTTCGGGGGAATGCTTGTTTTTGGAATCATGATGGTTTCCAAACAAATAATCGGGTTGGGTGTGCTGGTCGCCCTCGTTCAACAACAGATGCTTGTAACACTGGCCTTTCTCCAGCTTGGCCAAGTCATCACAGCGTTGCAGAGCTCGTTAGCAGGCGCTTCTCGGGTCGTCGATTTTCTGAATGAACCTCCCGAACCAGAGGAGTATCACAATAGCACCGACAAACACAAGCATTGTGAAAGCATGCTGAAGCTGGATCAGGTCGTTTTCGGATACAACGATGCTACAAACGTGCTGGATGGTGTTACGTTGCGAGTCGACAAAGGCCAAATGGCTGGGCTAGTCGGAACGAGCGGAAGTGGAAAAAGCACCGTCATGAAGCTTCTGTTAGGGTATTACCCACCTGCTAGCGGAACTCTTTATTTACTGGGCAAGCCCATGGGAGCTTATTCTCTTGCAGAAATTAGAAGCTTGATCTCATACGTGCCTCAGGATGCCTTTTTGTTCGAAGGAACCATCGAAGACAATATCCGCTACGGATGCCTGGATGCTTCGGATGAGGATGTCATCAAAGCAAGTAAAGCAGCGTATGCGCATGATTTTATTATGGAACTGTCAGACGGCTACCAGACCAAAACAGGAGAACGTGGTGCCAAGCTATCAGGCGGACAGCGTCAACGAATTGCCATTGCCAGAGCCATCCTGAAAAATGCACCGATTCTTCTACTGGATGAAGCGACTTCCGCTTTGGATGCAGAATCGGAATATTGGGTGCAGCAAGCATTAACCGCACTTATGAAGGATAAAACAGTCCTCGTTATCGCTCATCGCCTGTCGACTGTAGAGGATGCCGATGTGATTTACGTAATGGATCATGGAAAAGTCATCGAGCAAGGGAGCCATGTTGAGTTAATGCAGCACAACGGCACGTATGCCAACTTGTACGAAGTGCAGCAGCGAAAGGATCGAGCAGAACAAATCAGTAGTCTTGATCTGACAGAAAGGAGAGTGAGTGCTACATGA
- a CDS encoding alpha/beta hydrolase, translated as MNQKVLSRLLAAVTLSTALVYPQAASAAAPAPVLHDDNPSGHFGDWYTGAVPPNASKDKPVILFVQGLHSTYNTWYTTDGYYDAAYNAGYRTAFVQLKDADGTGGNMWTNGAKLAEVIKKVADYYGVSKINIIAHSKGGIDTQAALVHYGAHPYVNVVHQLSTPNKGSELADMAYSNWAGWLADILGKKDDAVYSLQTSYMANFRAQTDSRSEVGSTKTYMAAGTGDDGWFSATWFGHAVLPGEDDGAVSVESAFGLPYGIKSFTKDVSHGQIAKASQTWDLVKPKLQNASMKVRANKVSEDKSKEATVEESSVILRGGEVEDTASETFFLESGIDKLNLDTMTSSEDTIVTLISPSGKKYEADLSKKSESEDEPGIFQDAVHHFIEVEEPEAGEWTLEVEGSDDAFFMVGSVDGGEEAKVKASKKVFKKGDKAKISVDLGKNEIDQSSLEKANLTRSMNGEKASVLDEVKFAVKEDELTGNFTVPTKPGVYNLSFDITGVNEDGEPFTRSINYNFAVTNSDGELEK; from the coding sequence ATGAATCAGAAAGTACTATCTCGTTTGCTAGCGGCCGTTACATTATCAACGGCGCTGGTCTACCCCCAAGCAGCAAGCGCGGCGGCTCCAGCTCCGGTTTTGCATGATGACAATCCAAGTGGTCATTTTGGTGACTGGTACACAGGTGCGGTTCCTCCCAATGCATCCAAAGACAAGCCCGTGATCCTGTTTGTCCAGGGTCTGCACTCCACCTACAATACTTGGTATACAACAGACGGGTATTATGATGCAGCCTATAACGCCGGGTATCGTACCGCATTTGTGCAACTGAAGGACGCGGATGGTACTGGTGGCAACATGTGGACAAACGGAGCCAAGCTCGCTGAAGTCATTAAAAAGGTTGCAGATTATTATGGTGTTTCCAAAATCAATATCATTGCACATTCCAAAGGTGGCATCGATACACAGGCAGCACTCGTCCACTATGGCGCGCACCCGTATGTCAACGTTGTTCACCAGCTTTCCACGCCAAACAAAGGTTCAGAATTGGCTGATATGGCGTACAGCAATTGGGCAGGATGGCTCGCCGACATTCTTGGCAAAAAAGACGATGCGGTGTATTCCCTGCAAACGTCATATATGGCCAACTTCCGTGCACAGACTGATAGCCGTAGCGAAGTTGGTTCAACTAAGACATACATGGCAGCGGGAACAGGGGATGATGGCTGGTTTAGTGCGACCTGGTTTGGTCATGCGGTTCTTCCTGGTGAAGACGATGGAGCCGTTTCCGTTGAGTCTGCCTTCGGTTTGCCATATGGAATCAAGAGCTTTACAAAGGACGTTTCCCACGGTCAAATAGCGAAAGCCTCACAAACATGGGATCTGGTCAAGCCGAAATTACAAAATGCATCTATGAAAGTACGTGCAAATAAAGTAAGCGAAGACAAATCAAAAGAAGCCACTGTGGAAGAGAGCTCCGTCATTCTCCGCGGCGGCGAAGTGGAAGACACCGCCTCTGAAACATTTTTCCTGGAGAGCGGAATCGATAAGCTGAATCTTGATACGATGACCTCGTCAGAAGATACCATTGTGACCTTGATCAGTCCGTCGGGCAAAAAGTACGAGGCGGATCTTAGTAAAAAAAGCGAGTCGGAGGATGAACCAGGAATATTCCAAGATGCTGTTCATCACTTCATTGAAGTAGAGGAGCCTGAAGCAGGCGAATGGACACTGGAAGTGGAGGGTTCTGACGACGCCTTTTTCATGGTTGGTTCCGTGGATGGTGGAGAAGAAGCGAAAGTAAAAGCGAGCAAAAAAGTATTCAAGAAAGGCGACAAAGCGAAGATTTCGGTCGACCTGGGCAAAAACGAAATTGATCAATCATCATTGGAAAAAGCAAACCTGACTCGTTCCATGAACGGCGAAAAAGCAAGCGTCTTGGATGAAGTGAAGTTTGCCGTAAAAGAAGATGAGCTTACGGGCAATTTTACTGTGCCGACGAAGCCAGGCGTATATAATCTCTCCTTTGACATAACCGGCGTCAATGAGGATGGCGAACCATTTACACGCTCTATTAATTACAATTTTGCGGTAACAAATAGCGATGGAGAATTAGAAAAATAA
- a CDS encoding RNA polymerase sigma factor, translating into MKENYDAELMRLVNEKNGHALEELYDRYIKLVYGFVMKFCNGNEDKTKEIIQLVFLRLWTTNSHYDSAQGSFVNWLLTITRNICIDYLRKEKRHTQHHQEEHEEIADPANAVEQRVNTNDIAMAKNKLPTAQRKLIDLLYWKGYSLSEIAKLEQEPLGTIKSRLHQALKGLRKHLELEDIK; encoded by the coding sequence ATGAAAGAAAATTACGATGCGGAATTAATGCGATTGGTTAACGAAAAAAATGGTCACGCATTAGAGGAGCTCTATGATCGATATATCAAGCTTGTTTACGGCTTTGTTATGAAGTTTTGCAATGGGAATGAGGATAAGACGAAAGAAATTATTCAGCTGGTTTTTTTGAGGCTATGGACAACAAACAGCCATTACGATTCTGCTCAAGGCAGCTTTGTAAATTGGCTCCTCACGATTACCCGCAATATATGCATTGACTACCTTCGCAAAGAGAAGAGGCATACGCAACACCATCAAGAGGAACATGAAGAGATCGCCGACCCTGCAAATGCGGTCGAGCAACGAGTAAATACGAATGATATTGCGATGGCGAAAAACAAATTGCCGACGGCCCAAAGAAAATTAATCGATCTGCTTTATTGGAAAGGGTATTCTCTTTCAGAGATCGCCAAGCTGGAACAAGAGCCGCTCGGCACGATTAAAAGCAGGCTTCACCAGGCTCTTAAAGGATTGAGGAAGCATCTGGAACTGGAGGATATAAAATGA
- a CDS encoding 4'-phosphopantetheinyl transferase family protein has translation MIAIYALKCPAVMEKDSFNRFLQALPEEKRERVNRFRNPADSYRALLADVLVRSLICEAYEISNDEIEYDYNAYGKPFLKSFPNFCFNVSHSGEWVVCATHDSQVGIDVEQICPIELDIATHYFAPAEVEDLLAKHPNERVSYFYDLWTLKESYIKARGMGLSIPLQSFAIRKNLDQSITISQSDSREAWAFQQYEIDPGYKLSVCATTNQFAVQVVMKDLQDLHQAIFH, from the coding sequence ATGATTGCCATTTATGCTTTGAAATGTCCTGCAGTCATGGAGAAAGACTCGTTCAACCGATTTTTGCAAGCACTACCCGAAGAAAAACGGGAACGGGTCAACCGTTTCAGAAATCCGGCTGATTCCTATCGGGCGTTGCTCGCGGACGTGCTCGTACGCTCTCTGATTTGTGAAGCCTACGAGATTTCCAATGACGAAATCGAGTATGACTACAATGCATACGGAAAACCTTTTTTGAAATCATTTCCCAATTTCTGCTTTAACGTCTCTCATTCTGGGGAATGGGTCGTTTGCGCCACACATGACTCGCAGGTGGGGATTGATGTGGAGCAAATATGCCCAATTGAATTGGATATTGCCACTCATTATTTTGCACCAGCCGAAGTAGAAGATCTTTTGGCAAAACATCCGAATGAACGGGTTTCGTATTTCTATGACCTTTGGACGTTAAAGGAGAGTTATATAAAAGCGAGAGGCATGGGGCTGTCCATCCCGTTGCAATCATTCGCCATAAGAAAAAACCTAGACCAATCGATTACGATATCGCAAAGTGATTCGCGTGAGGCTTGGGCATTTCAGCAGTATGAGATCGATCCAGGCTATAAATTGTCAGTATGCGCGACTACCAATCAGTTTGCTGTTCAAGTAGTCATGAAGGATTTACAAGATTTGCATCAAGCGATTTTTCATTGA
- a CDS encoding M55 family metallopeptidase, translated as MKVFISLDMEGISGLSEWEDVIPGRRHYEAGRRLLTQDVNAAIEGALEAGATQIIVNESHGPMNNIILEELHPQADVIRGFFKPLCMMQGIDSSCDAAFFIGYHGKAGTGDAVLNHTLSGLAIHRLILNGKEVGEAGLNAAIAGAFGVPVVLVTGDSQTAKEVEEDIPGVFTVAVKTGITGLSSQAMHPVRARELIRQQAKEALLHRRTVKPLAQKVENTIEVEFTKSQFATAVSWMPGIELIEGRTVRFHSPDLVSMMPVLQAMLLITGQVNQMITG; from the coding sequence ATGAAGGTGTTTATATCGTTGGACATGGAAGGGATCTCTGGATTAAGTGAATGGGAGGATGTGATCCCCGGTCGCAGACATTACGAAGCGGGGAGAAGACTGTTAACCCAAGATGTGAATGCGGCGATTGAGGGAGCACTGGAAGCAGGAGCCACCCAAATTATTGTCAATGAGTCTCATGGGCCGATGAACAATATCATCCTGGAAGAATTGCATCCACAGGCAGATGTCATCCGTGGTTTCTTCAAGCCTCTCTGTATGATGCAAGGGATCGACAGTAGCTGCGATGCCGCATTTTTCATCGGCTATCATGGAAAAGCAGGGACAGGAGATGCGGTACTCAATCATACATTGTCTGGCCTCGCTATCCATCGGCTGATCTTAAATGGTAAAGAAGTGGGCGAAGCAGGGTTAAATGCAGCAATTGCGGGAGCCTTTGGTGTCCCTGTCGTACTCGTTACCGGCGATTCCCAAACGGCGAAAGAGGTAGAAGAAGATATCCCTGGAGTCTTTACGGTCGCTGTAAAAACAGGAATTACAGGACTCTCGTCGCAAGCGATGCATCCCGTTCGTGCGAGAGAGCTGATCCGTCAGCAAGCAAAAGAAGCATTGCTCCATCGCCGTACAGTTAAACCACTTGCACAAAAAGTAGAGAATACGATAGAAGTCGAGTTTACGAAATCGCAATTTGCCACAGCAGTCAGCTGGATGCCAGGAATCGAGCTAATCGAAGGACGCACGGTACGCTTCCATTCGCCTGATCTTGTTAGTATGATGCCCGTATTGCAAGCGATGCTGTTGATAACCGGACAAGTGAATCAGATGATTACTGGTTAA
- a CDS encoding D-Ala-D-Ala carboxypeptidase VanY, with the protein MKKRFFLLGILLLLFGYPFLWPLIDALWEPKEPDAAAFPKYKAIRVEKDQIYQGDLLLVNKKEPIHTEAVPSDMILLSSHNYLVEGYCLQDNSIELSENAAKAFNEMVHAASRDNVKDFMIKSGYRSLEKPGKLAEEKGHDDDVLPGCFNEHHLGTALDVTSTQMKIDQSPEGKWLQENAWKYGFILRYPKEKVTITGVPYNPMHYRFVGLPHSAIMQERQLTLEEYVKYLREAKEVSGTINGGDYKIYYDPVATSIMIQVPTNGKYVLSGDKQGGVIVTEFL; encoded by the coding sequence ATGAAAAAGAGATTTTTCTTACTAGGTATTCTTTTATTGTTGTTCGGTTATCCATTTTTGTGGCCACTCATCGATGCTTTATGGGAACCAAAAGAGCCGGATGCTGCTGCTTTCCCGAAATACAAAGCGATTCGAGTTGAAAAAGACCAGATTTATCAGGGCGATCTGTTATTGGTCAACAAGAAGGAACCGATCCATACAGAGGCGGTGCCATCCGATATGATCCTTTTGTCTTCGCACAACTATTTAGTGGAGGGCTATTGCTTGCAAGACAATTCCATTGAATTGTCTGAGAACGCAGCGAAGGCGTTCAACGAGATGGTCCATGCAGCAAGCAGGGACAATGTAAAGGATTTTATGATCAAAAGCGGCTATCGAAGCTTGGAAAAACCGGGAAAACTGGCTGAAGAGAAGGGACATGACGACGATGTATTGCCAGGTTGTTTTAACGAACATCATCTGGGTACAGCCTTGGACGTTACATCCACACAAATGAAAATCGACCAATCCCCTGAAGGAAAGTGGCTACAAGAAAACGCCTGGAAATACGGGTTCATTTTGCGTTATCCGAAGGAAAAGGTCACAATCACGGGCGTTCCTTACAATCCTATGCATTACCGATTTGTAGGTTTGCCGCACAGCGCCATTATGCAAGAGCGCCAGTTAACCTTGGAGGAGTACGTGAAATACTTGCGGGAGGCAAAGGAAGTGTCAGGGACGATAAATGGTGGAGACTACAAAATTTATTATGATCCAGTGGCGACTAGCATCATGATTCAAGTGCCGACCAATGGGAAATATGTGCTTTCTGGCGATAAACAGGGAGGTGTTATTGTGACAGAGTTTTTGTAG
- a CDS encoding substrate-binding domain-containing protein, with protein sequence MRKTVFLATLLLFFFTTTGMSAYAKMDGKPASQANSSKSDQVIRVYGPGGPLGPIKEAAEHFSAETGMKVEVTAGPESKWIGQAKQDADIIFGGSEYMLQDFIFHYPEMIDTKSRTELYTRAAGILVRKGNPKKIEKLEDLTKKGVKIIDVNGAGQLGLWEDLAGRKGLIGGITQNINVSVKSSAEAIERWKSNSSLDAWITYESWHYRLQDVTDLVELPEEEKLYRGTPIALTKITDQKKEAQQFIDYLKTEKSHQIFQKWGWK encoded by the coding sequence ATGAGGAAGACTGTGTTCCTAGCAACTCTACTGCTCTTTTTCTTTACGACTACCGGAATGTCAGCCTATGCAAAAATGGACGGTAAGCCGGCGTCCCAGGCGAATTCTAGCAAAAGTGACCAAGTCATCCGGGTGTACGGACCAGGTGGACCACTTGGACCGATCAAGGAAGCTGCTGAACATTTTTCAGCTGAGACGGGTATGAAGGTGGAAGTAACAGCCGGACCAGAGAGCAAGTGGATCGGTCAAGCAAAGCAAGATGCAGATATTATTTTCGGTGGCTCCGAGTATATGCTGCAGGACTTTATCTTTCACTACCCCGAAATGATCGACACGAAATCACGTACGGAGCTTTACACGCGCGCTGCAGGAATATTGGTGAGGAAAGGAAATCCTAAGAAGATTGAAAAGCTGGAGGATTTAACGAAAAAGGGAGTAAAAATAATCGATGTGAATGGGGCTGGCCAGCTTGGCCTGTGGGAAGACCTGGCGGGCAGAAAAGGGCTGATCGGAGGCATTACTCAAAATATTAACGTTTCTGTAAAGTCGAGTGCCGAAGCCATTGAACGATGGAAATCGAATTCCAGCCTGGACGCATGGATTACCTATGAATCGTGGCATTACCGGCTACAGGATGTGACAGACCTGGTCGAACTGCCCGAAGAAGAAAAGCTCTATCGTGGAACGCCGATCGCCCTGACAAAAATCACTGATCAGAAAAAAGAGGCACAGCAATTTATTGATTATTTAAAAACGGAAAAATCTCACCAAATCTTTCAAAAATGGGGCTGGAAGTAA
- a CDS encoding S-layer homology domain-containing protein has protein sequence MNIRKNMISLSLLALFTVSFSQPSFAATTPFTDIGQSGAKDKILSLQQQGVIKGVDDSKFAPNETITAAQGIQLMVNAFDLSLAAVTFVKAPQATDYFSKADNDAWYAESLIIAAVNGLELPNDLDPNAEWTREQFIHQLMKVMETKGNLPMIKLVPVEIKDDHDLTVDYQGSIQRALARDIIELDKENKLHPQKPVTREEAAEMIYNALAYLKSHKPLN, from the coding sequence ATGAATATCAGAAAAAATATGATCTCTCTTTCCTTGCTTGCATTGTTCACTGTGTCATTCTCCCAACCAAGCTTTGCTGCAACGACTCCTTTTACGGATATAGGCCAATCGGGAGCGAAGGATAAAATTCTTTCCTTACAGCAACAAGGCGTGATAAAAGGCGTAGATGATAGCAAATTTGCACCGAACGAAACGATTACGGCTGCTCAAGGTATTCAACTGATGGTAAATGCCTTTGATTTGAGTCTGGCAGCGGTCACTTTCGTAAAGGCGCCACAAGCGACTGACTATTTTTCCAAAGCAGATAACGATGCTTGGTATGCTGAAAGTCTGATCATAGCGGCAGTGAACGGATTGGAGTTACCGAATGATCTCGATCCGAATGCGGAATGGACCAGAGAGCAGTTCATTCACCAGCTGATGAAAGTCATGGAGACCAAAGGTAATCTGCCCATGATCAAATTAGTGCCGGTAGAAATCAAAGATGATCATGACCTCACCGTGGATTACCAAGGCTCCATTCAACGAGCTTTGGCAAGAGATATTATCGAATTGGATAAGGAAAACAAGCTCCATCCGCAAAAGCCCGTCACACGCGAAGAGGCAGCCGAAATGATTTATAATGCCCTTGCGTATTTGAAAAGTCATAAGCCTCTGAACTAA
- a CDS encoding anti-sigma factor has product MAFAEHVKNCKECKKEYQELSQAWHALPFDYTEIEVPESLKGEVLGFVFEHKKKSGTETFMAKMSKLPMMLKSQFTPVSTSIVTVLLLAFIGLGITNVQVKNHHAENVPIEIVTAIPLKTANQSHPGTNGIAYIVQQGSEKNLVVQVHELPGVEGSQVYQVWLLKNSTRENGGIFKPDENGSGILTYQLAEGQTFDQIGITVEPDANSRQPRGKKIAGS; this is encoded by the coding sequence ATGGCCTTTGCTGAACATGTAAAGAATTGTAAGGAGTGTAAGAAAGAATATCAGGAATTATCCCAGGCCTGGCATGCTTTGCCGTTCGATTATACCGAAATCGAGGTGCCTGAATCGCTAAAAGGCGAGGTGCTGGGGTTTGTTTTTGAGCACAAGAAGAAAAGCGGTACAGAAACATTCATGGCTAAGATGAGCAAGCTCCCCATGATGCTCAAAAGCCAGTTCACTCCAGTTTCAACCAGTATTGTGACCGTCTTGTTGCTCGCGTTTATTGGTCTTGGAATAACGAATGTACAGGTAAAAAATCACCATGCGGAAAATGTTCCCATTGAAATTGTAACGGCGATTCCCTTAAAAACAGCCAATCAAAGCCACCCGGGAACAAACGGCATCGCCTATATTGTCCAGCAGGGATCAGAGAAAAATTTGGTGGTGCAGGTTCACGAATTGCCCGGCGTCGAAGGTTCACAGGTTTACCAGGTTTGGCTGCTGAAAAACAGCACGAGGGAAAATGGTGGCATATTCAAGCCGGACGAAAATGGATCCGGAATACTGACCTACCAGCTCGCCGAAGGGCAGACTTTTGATCAAATCGGCATTACTGTCGAACCAGACGCCAACAGCAGACAACCAAGAGGAAAAAAAATAGCCGGTTCATAG
- a CDS encoding serine hydrolase domain-containing protein codes for MKMKEWEASFEAYVQRLMDDFQVPGAIIAVAKDGELTYEKAFGFRDREQQAPIDLDTVFGIGSITKSFTCMAIMQLQEEGKLSVHDPVITYLPAFRTPDEAQTKSITIHHFMTHTLGFPPLPSLIPAMLPSLQADPTADELLHHFEDQCKHPIDTFEDLMAYIEKLPFELLGPAGTEFSYSNEAFGLLGAIIERASGKPYEAYVQEHILQPIGMERTVFHVEELGEDNNTTMLYTRRMKDGVREVVRAPGWWDAPSMRAAGFLKSTARDMLRYADVYRTGGLSNGARIISGDSASQMIAPHVRVDLSRSYGYGLGVFPFSEDYTLLTHTGGLKGMTAQMFIVPEAGVTGILLTNMDDAPISNLTLGLLNSMFGRPLETQFATFPEYEVPLAYLQQCPGTYKSGEGDAVEIRFDEAQSQLVLVLGSDVFPLRSVGEDTFLFTRHNIDSLIRFVRHPEGEIKRLAFGSRQMPKAI; via the coding sequence ATGAAGATGAAGGAGTGGGAAGCGTCGTTCGAAGCTTACGTCCAAAGGCTGATGGATGATTTTCAGGTTCCCGGTGCGATCATTGCTGTAGCCAAAGACGGAGAACTCACTTATGAAAAAGCGTTTGGTTTTCGGGACCGTGAACAACAAGCTCCCATCGATCTGGATACGGTATTTGGGATCGGATCGATTACGAAGTCGTTTACATGCATGGCGATCATGCAGCTTCAGGAAGAAGGAAAGCTTTCCGTACATGATCCGGTAATCACCTATTTGCCTGCGTTTCGCACGCCGGATGAAGCCCAAACGAAAAGCATTACCATTCATCATTTCATGACACACACTCTCGGATTTCCACCACTTCCATCTCTCATACCCGCTATGCTACCGAGCTTACAAGCCGATCCGACAGCAGACGAATTACTTCACCATTTTGAAGACCAATGTAAACACCCAATCGATACCTTCGAAGACCTCATGGCATATATAGAGAAGCTGCCCTTTGAATTGTTGGGACCTGCAGGGACAGAATTCAGCTATTCCAACGAAGCTTTTGGCTTGCTTGGGGCGATTATTGAGCGTGCCAGCGGTAAACCTTACGAAGCCTATGTCCAAGAGCATATTTTACAGCCAATTGGCATGGAACGAACGGTTTTTCATGTAGAGGAATTAGGCGAGGACAACAATACTACCATGCTGTACACACGTCGCATGAAAGATGGTGTTCGTGAAGTAGTACGTGCCCCAGGTTGGTGGGATGCTCCCTCCATGCGTGCAGCAGGCTTCCTCAAATCGACCGCACGTGACATGCTTCGGTATGCGGATGTTTATCGGACAGGCGGGCTTTCAAATGGAGCGAGAATCATCTCGGGAGATAGCGCCTCACAAATGATTGCCCCTCATGTCCGTGTTGATTTGAGCCGCAGCTATGGTTACGGACTCGGCGTGTTTCCATTTTCCGAAGATTACACCTTACTTACCCATACCGGCGGCTTGAAAGGGATGACCGCGCAAATGTTCATCGTCCCAGAGGCGGGAGTAACTGGCATTCTTTTGACCAACATGGATGATGCCCCTATTTCCAATCTGACCTTGGGACTGTTGAATAGTATGTTCGGTCGCCCGCTCGAGACGCAGTTCGCCACATTTCCCGAATATGAAGTGCCGCTTGCTTACTTGCAACAATGTCCTGGTACATATAAATCAGGAGAAGGAGACGCAGTAGAGATCAGATTTGATGAAGCACAGAGCCAGCTTGTACTCGTTCTAGGCAGTGATGTGTTCCCACTGCGTTCCGTTGGCGAAGATACGTTTCTGTTCACGCGCCACAACATCGATTCACTCATCCGCTTTGTTCGCCATCCAGAGGGTGAGATCAAGCGCTTGGCGTTTGGTTCGCGCCAAATGCCGAAAGCAATCTAA
- a CDS encoding thioesterase II family protein, producing MKLFCFPYAGGLPSIYYGWKRAVSPALLEMVPFEVRPSLHSDSVVLATSFYEVLEDVYRRIIPELGEEPFAFYGHSMGGLIAYELTRKLLQNGKPLPQHLFLSASRVPHAYHKLVKTYNLPHDEFIESLRTLGGTPDEVLDNHEILEVFLPMIRADFQAVQTYEMNHELPQQIPVNMTVLFGKEDSIEIQDIVAWRDYCGRECKFYPMSGGHFFIHQQMNTILVIIQDTLKVEQAVAIRAQF from the coding sequence ATGAAATTGTTTTGCTTTCCATATGCAGGTGGACTTCCTAGCATTTATTACGGGTGGAAACGGGCAGTGTCGCCAGCGTTATTGGAAATGGTTCCATTCGAGGTACGGCCTTCACTTCATAGCGATAGCGTGGTTCTTGCCACCTCGTTTTATGAGGTCTTGGAGGATGTATACAGACGGATTATACCAGAGCTGGGGGAAGAACCTTTTGCTTTTTATGGCCACAGCATGGGTGGATTAATCGCGTATGAACTGACGAGAAAGCTGTTGCAGAATGGAAAGCCACTGCCCCAGCACTTGTTCTTGTCTGCATCCCGTGTGCCACATGCGTACCACAAACTGGTAAAAACATACAACCTGCCGCATGACGAGTTCATCGAATCGCTACGTACACTCGGGGGCACACCCGATGAGGTTTTGGATAATCACGAGATCTTGGAGGTATTTTTGCCTATGATTCGCGCTGATTTCCAGGCCGTGCAAACGTATGAAATGAATCACGAGCTTCCTCAGCAAATCCCGGTCAACATGACGGTTTTGTTCGGGAAAGAAGATTCGATAGAAATCCAAGATATTGTGGCATGGCGAGACTATTGCGGGCGGGAATGCAAATTTTACCCTATGTCTGGTGGGCATTTCTTTATTCATCAGCAAATGAATACGATCCTCGTGATCATTCAAGACACATTGAAGGTAGAACAGGCGGTTGCAATCCGTGCACAATTCTAA